A genomic segment from uncultured Marinifilum sp. encodes:
- a CDS encoding prenyltransferase/squalene oxidase repeat-containing protein produces the protein MTANYPNIQSLKNKLDAHIISLQNEEGYWDGKLSSSALSTAIAVFALWEYDSKKYKAHISQGLNWLAKNTNIDGGWGDTIRSKSNLSTTLLSWACFSIAKDHSAYADCIHNSEKWLTDRLKELDPESISTAILNHYQDDQTFSVPILAMCALSGKLGKNAWKLVPQLPYQLAVFPDKFFKLLNLSVVSYAIPALIAIGLVKSVNTKASKPVAAFNKSIKASVLKVLADKQPDNGGFLEATPLTGFVLMSLVGAGEKELEVCSKAAHFLVKSMREDGSWPIDTHLATWITSLSLNSLADESLETLPDKNKTIDNLLDQQLRKVHPFTKAEPGGWSWTHLPGGVPDTDDTSGALIALYRLKKYSQIPIQAIENGINWLLKLQNTDGGMPTFCKGWGKLPFDCSCPDITAHAMKAFGVWRDALGENRQAKVDKGVANAWRFLKNSQQKDGSWLPLWFGNEDDFKHQNPVYGTSIVLYSLSGFKSDNLLGLGKVKDDAIKFLLQTQNQDGGWGGNTSLISTIEETSLAVRALITNKQLESALKGINCLEKNLPSDLTEIKASPIGLYFASLWYFEDMYPLVFASSALQEALLSIKNYELELSSSS, from the coding sequence ATGACTGCAAACTACCCCAATATACAATCTCTAAAAAATAAATTAGATGCACATATCATCTCACTTCAAAATGAGGAAGGATATTGGGATGGTAAGCTTTCCAGTAGTGCTTTGTCTACTGCAATAGCCGTATTTGCACTTTGGGAGTACGATTCGAAAAAATACAAAGCGCACATAAGTCAGGGATTAAACTGGCTTGCTAAAAATACTAATATAGATGGAGGCTGGGGAGATACCATTCGAAGTAAGAGTAATTTAAGCACTACACTTTTAAGCTGGGCTTGCTTTTCCATTGCAAAAGATCATTCTGCTTATGCAGATTGTATTCATAATTCAGAAAAATGGTTGACAGATCGTCTAAAAGAATTAGATCCAGAATCAATTAGCACCGCAATTTTAAATCACTACCAGGATGATCAGACTTTTTCGGTACCCATTCTGGCTATGTGTGCTTTATCAGGGAAATTAGGAAAAAATGCCTGGAAACTTGTTCCCCAATTGCCGTATCAATTAGCCGTATTTCCAGATAAGTTTTTTAAACTATTGAATTTATCGGTTGTTAGTTATGCTATTCCTGCATTAATAGCTATTGGTTTGGTAAAATCGGTAAATACAAAGGCCAGCAAACCTGTGGCGGCATTTAATAAATCCATTAAAGCATCAGTTTTAAAGGTTTTGGCAGATAAGCAACCCGATAATGGAGGCTTTTTAGAGGCAACACCGCTTACCGGATTTGTTTTAATGAGTTTGGTAGGTGCTGGAGAGAAAGAGCTTGAGGTTTGCTCTAAAGCTGCTCATTTTCTGGTGAAATCGATGAGAGAGGATGGATCTTGGCCAATTGATACACATTTAGCTACCTGGATTACTTCTTTAAGTTTGAATTCTTTGGCTGATGAAAGTCTGGAAACACTTCCGGATAAAAATAAAACAATTGATAATTTGCTAGATCAGCAATTGAGGAAAGTACACCCATTTACAAAGGCAGAGCCTGGCGGATGGTCTTGGACACACTTGCCGGGTGGTGTGCCTGATACTGATGATACTTCGGGTGCATTAATTGCTTTGTATAGATTAAAAAAGTACTCTCAGATTCCAATACAAGCCATAGAAAATGGAATAAATTGGCTGTTAAAATTACAAAATACCGATGGGGGAATGCCAACTTTTTGTAAAGGTTGGGGAAAATTGCCCTTCGATTGTTCTTGTCCGGATATTACAGCTCATGCCATGAAAGCATTTGGTGTTTGGAGAGATGCTTTAGGCGAAAACAGGCAAGCTAAAGTTGATAAAGGTGTAGCTAACGCATGGCGATTTTTGAAAAATTCTCAACAAAAAGATGGTTCTTGGTTACCGCTATGGTTTGGGAATGAAGATGATTTTAAACATCAGAATCCTGTATACGGAACTTCTATTGTTTTGTATTCTTTATCTGGCTTTAAATCAGACAATTTATTAGGTTTAGGTAAAGTAAAAGATGATGCAATTAAGTTTCTTCTGCAGACTCAAAATCAAGATGGTGGATGGGGTGGAAACACTTCCCTTATTTCAACAATTGAAGAAACCTCTTTGGCAGTTCGTGCATTAATTACCAATAAGCAATTAGAATCAGCTTTAAAAGGAATTAACTGCTTAGAAAAAAACTTGCCATCGGATTTAACAGAAATAAAAGCAAGTCCTATAGGATTATATTTTGCCTCTCTTTGGTATTTTGAAGATATGTATCCGCTCGTTTTTGCGAGCTCGGCTTTACAGGAAGCTTTGCTTTCAATTAAGAATTACGAATTGGAATTATCGAGTTCGAGCTAA
- a CDS encoding prenyltransferase/squalene oxidase repeat-containing protein, translating into MFQKKEIDKSCNQSILEALLTSQEVLSVDAQSHIKSFVITQKYESGGFKDRAGKADLYYTVFGYTLALIFDLKLDISKEQNYLERIKQAGNLDFVHAICLVRCFFLLEAIALKQISGIKAYSFLRINFGKDILINKLIKTVKSNCKNIFNEVEEYASKDGGYNHNTKCSQKSTIYANYLVWTMLQDLKAEQLILDKILNANKALRLHNGSFANQEMSMDGLTSSTAAGLIMDFNSTKSKNWLKQMLSKRGGFMAAREVPIADLLSTSTALLALKLSGENMQDYAENSVNFINLHWDESGGFFGSIADMTCDVEYTYYALLGLGVLS; encoded by the coding sequence ATGTTTCAAAAAAAAGAAATCGATAAAAGTTGTAATCAATCTATTCTGGAAGCACTTCTTACATCTCAGGAAGTCTTAAGTGTAGATGCACAAAGTCATATTAAATCATTTGTAATCACTCAAAAATATGAGAGTGGTGGATTTAAGGATCGTGCAGGAAAAGCAGATTTGTATTATACAGTATTTGGCTATACACTTGCCTTAATTTTTGATCTTAAACTGGATATTTCAAAAGAGCAGAATTACTTAGAAAGGATAAAGCAGGCAGGAAATTTAGATTTTGTGCATGCTATATGTCTAGTTCGTTGTTTTTTCCTTTTAGAAGCAATTGCCTTAAAGCAAATATCTGGTATTAAGGCTTATAGTTTTCTTAGGATTAATTTTGGAAAGGATATTCTAATCAATAAATTGATTAAAACAGTAAAATCGAATTGTAAGAATATTTTTAATGAAGTAGAGGAATATGCTTCGAAAGATGGAGGGTACAATCACAACACAAAATGTTCTCAGAAATCTACCATCTATGCCAATTATTTGGTTTGGACCATGCTTCAGGATTTAAAAGCTGAGCAGTTAATATTAGATAAAATTTTGAATGCCAATAAAGCATTACGTCTGCATAATGGTTCATTTGCAAACCAAGAAATGAGTATGGATGGCCTAACATCATCAACTGCGGCAGGTTTAATTATGGATTTTAATTCTACTAAAAGTAAGAATTGGCTAAAGCAGATGTTATCCAAAAGAGGTGGATTTATGGCAGCTCGAGAAGTTCCAATTGCCGATTTATTATCTACTTCAACTGCATTACTTGCTTTAAAGTTATCAGGAGAAAATATGCAAGATTATGCAGAAAATTCCGTAAATTTCATCAATCTTCACTGGGATGAATCTGGTGGATTTTTTGGAAGTATTGCCGATATGACTTGTGATGTGGAGTACACCTATTATGCGCTGCTGGGTTTAGGAGTACTATCATAA